CGTGCTTGATTTAATCAGTAGTTCACCTGAACTATCACTCAAGGTGATGGGGTTTATGAGTAACCGTATCTGCCATTTAATGGATACCATGGATATCCTGACACAGGTAAATGCAAACCAAAGGTTGGTAATGAAGCTAGCAGATATTTACCGAAATCAAGAGACAAAACAAGATTGGGTTAACCTTCCGGTGACTAAAAGGCTCCTAGCAACTCAACTAGGTATGACACCAGAAACCCTTTCTAGGAGCATCAAAAAGCTTAAAGACGACGGTTATATCATCGAATCAGGAAATCATATCACTCTCGTCGATATTCCTTCTCTATGTAGTTCTGTCGATCTTACACCGGAGATTTTCGGTGTCGGAAACAACTAAAACAAGGTGGATAACAACAACGAAACCAAAGCGCCTTTCTAATGACTCATTCTTAAGCAGGACATTCCGATACAACGGATTGTTGTGGAGCAGACCTTAAGCCTGTGATTAAGCAAAAGTTAGATTCACACCAGTTTATGGTTATTGCATAACATTCAACTCATTTATCCTTTAAAGCAGCAACAAATCGGCGGGTTTTCCTACAATTTCACCGTCCAAAAATGAGCTAAAGTCCCATTTTGTGATCTCACGCATGTTGCATTCCGAAACCCTTTCACTTGATTGCATTTTCATCCCGCTTTCACTGCTTTAACCGCCAATACTAGCTTTCATGCCCCTTTCAGTGTCTTATTTATACAACAAAGTGAAAGTATGACCTTTCACTTTTCTTAAAACGAAAGCAAATAAGGCTTAAAACCGAAAGCAAGGCGAGTGTGATCTAGCTTTCATTTTTCCTTCGTTTGCCCTGCTTTAATACCAATCAAAAGAAATCGAAACATTTCAATCTTAAAAATGAAATGCAA
This is a stretch of genomic DNA from Vibrio panuliri. It encodes these proteins:
- a CDS encoding Crp/Fnr family transcriptional regulator, which produces MPGSIISLLNEEQKQLLFATRKQITLQAGQQLFELGERADHMYLVDRGKISLYRLMANGDEKLFKVFTAGGLIAEMAMFMQPRTYPMSARVDQSSELSIFHYQDVLDLISSSPELSLKVMGFMSNRICHLMDTMDILTQVNANQRLVMKLADIYRNQETKQDWVNLPVTKRLLATQLGMTPETLSRSIKKLKDDGYIIESGNHITLVDIPSLCSSVDLTPEIFGVGNN